A stretch of DNA from Paramisgurnus dabryanus chromosome 19, PD_genome_1.1, whole genome shotgun sequence:
TTACCTTTCAGAATGTATCCTTTCCAGCATACCTTAACTGAACACATTTGCAGTTTCATAACAATGACAAACTTATTTAAGGggaaagttttaaataaaatctacaaaaaTATGTTCGTAAAAATAGCAGAGTTGTAACATATTGAATAGAgattaatttacactatcaatcagtgcattttaaaaatagCTAGGTTATTATTAagccatgttgggtaaatattggacaaaaaaCATGCTGGTTTAAAAATGACCAGATGTTggattgttgttatgcaaccatgtgTTATAACCCTGCAGTTGGGTtataacaacccagcattgtgtcaattttatacaaatataaaatattatactATACAGTGTTATATTGTACAGtgtatatatacaaatattttttattaatgtaagaGGAATATCCCAGTAAGACTGGTAAACCATACAGTGAGTTTTGTACGATCAGGCATCTCCACTGTAAATTTTCCCACACTTCATCCTGTTCAACACATCCTAAGGCACTCGCTCGGAATTCTATAGAGGTCTCTATCTGTACCCGAGTGCTTTGTTCCCAGTCTCCACATCCCCTCATCCCAAGGGACTATCTCACCCTGTAGGCCAAACCATGGTCTATTTAGCACACACTTGTCACGTCGCATGTCAATATACCCATAAGTCAGCGCCATAGCCTCTCTGTTTCCCCTGAGATCCATCCCTCTCCGGTCTCCATCTAAGACCATGTCACAGTCATTACGGCTGCATAAAAGGCCTATCTCAAATATCCGGTTTTCAGATGCAGAAATTAGCGAATGCCGCATTGTATCGCATGACTTTGATATTCCTCTTTCAACCCCTGAGGTTGCATATTCAGTTATCCCCAATAACTCCCTCCCCTTAACTGATATGACTAACAGTGTTTTATAGGTAATAAGAGATGATTTTGACAGCAGTGGCTtttgaaaaacacattttaaggCTTTGACAATACAGAAAGATCTGcaattttaaaaacttttttccaCGAATCAAAGTAAAGGTGTACCTGTGGACAAGTGAAATGAATTAATCGTAAATGCCTGAGGAGAGCGTGAAACTAGACACTTTTGGGGGTGCAGCACATTTTCGGTGGAAGAAAGTGAGCATTTGGGCTTTTGTGTTTCCTCCATGTCATTTGTGTTATGCACATTCATTTGGTGAGCTCATCTGAAGCACCTGTTTGGATAATTTTGGGGTAAAATAATCCAGGGCTATCCTGTTTCATGTTTTTTGTCATGCATGCCTGTACTTTACAGCACTGACTGGAGCTGCATGCACAACACACACTTGTAGGATATCTGTATGTTCTTGAAAACTCCTTAATCTGATGTGAAAGTCATTCACGTTGATTCTTTGAAGGTTTAAAGATTTTCTTCCTGTGAAAGCTTGCACTCATTTGCATTGTACACTTTACAAAAGGTGATGCCTACTTTCCAACACCTGACCTATAATGCAATTGTCAAAGATAATTTGGATttataaaattgtttttttttatttcctaaGTTCGCTTAGGAATCTTGTATTTCATCAGTAGTGTTGAGCAAGTTACTTCAAAAATACGTTATTTCCAGTTACATTGTGAAAGTAAAAGCACTACTCATTAGATCctaaaggtccactgtgttaGAGGTCTTCTCGtttccaaagaaatgtacctgaCCTGAAATGACCTGAATCACTTTATACTCAGACCTGACAagcataaatatttttatttaaaagaaagaCCCTGACCCGAAACAAACCCGGGAAAATTAGACACGGGTCTGACCCGTACCAGTagcaatttttttaatcaaactggACTCGAATGTAAACGGCATCTGTGCAGTCTGCATCCCTGCACGAACCAGACAAAAAAAAACCCTGTTGGCCTTGCACCCAATTAGGCCCGTTGctccatttattttaatttgttatCTGATGACGGcaccaaggtaaccgctaaaatatggattcaaaattgattgacaggtctgtctcaatgaaaattaacctaccgtCAGCCACATGATGTCGCAAGCACTCTTGGCAAATAGTGGAGGTGCTTGAAAAGGACTCGATGCACACATGCAAGATAGTTTGGGTCGTCTTGGGTCTgttcggcaaaaacacattcattttaaattacccaagacccgatgccgctattattatACCTGATCCGTGTCTGAgacacacgtgaaacttttagacccaaacccgtttgggtttagggtcggacctcgggttttcggatctgTGAACCCGTAAAGACCACTACACTGTGTGGCATCTAGATGTGAGACtatgaattgcaaccaatggctcagatAACTGCTCACACCATGCATaaagaagctacagtagccggcACTGAACAAACATgtcgtcgtctgagacaacgtagtgaaaAAAGCTGCAATctatagaacagtttgtccattaaaggctactgtagaaacatgacagcgcaaaatggcgacttcagGAGACGCTTGTGCTGCGTCTGAAACTgcctacttcatactatatagtacgcgaaaagcagtaggcgaggcgagtagtatgttccggttagattttgcagtttGCATACGATGGTGccccgggagaggagttatccaacgaagaaaaAAAGGcatgcggctgttttcgcgctgaaatgacatgacgtgatgacggcgtatgtcacgtgatgtagcaacatggcagatgtagtacgtccgaatctcattcatactaccaggattcatactatacagtagcctacctactgttttaacgccaagtaagtaggtacttcatcttattcagtacctatacaaaatttgcagtttcggacgcagcctctgtgtatgtatataaaatCAGCTCTattattctaaggtaataaaaacaatacagttgattatgtaaggtcttcatacaccactgataatatagttatgtctATATTACTGTATGTTGCAtgtctgtcaagagatcctccaAAGTTACACAAAGTACCTTTAAAATCCTTACTTGACCACATGGACATTAGAAATAGgctttacagtatatatatatattattgtatgaatgtcaaaatattaactaattttaaattcatttctAACCAATTTCTAATGCAAACATGCATTCAATATTATTATATTGCCAAAAGAAATGTTGAACGTATACAGTAATGCATTAGATCATACATATCTACaattaatttacttaaaaattaaggGTAATTTTTTACTTGattcatcaaaaaattatttaataacagTAATTAGTAATCCATTACACCCAATACTGTTTATCAGTTAATATTAATTGCTGTATTGGTCTGAAAAACATATACCTATTTTACaacttaattaaataataaaaagtattatataattaaaatacTGTTTATAAAACATAAAGTAAACTCGTAAAgaaattcaagaaaatgttattataaatgatactgaaattaaatgtgttataatggcagtctatgttGGTTTTCAGTTTATTGTAAGATAAAGTTATGCAAATACATTATTAGACTGATTCAACTTAAACTGGATAGATAGAAATAGGCTTCCTGAAAGTAACAAAAACACACTATTTATTTATGTTCTGGCGGTCTAGGTGTTTGTTCTATTGCAGTAACGCAAATTTAGTTTAACTGTACCTTTGCTTCATGATcataaacataaaacaaaaaaataaatagataATAATCATCACCGATTATtcagatttaaaataaaattgaataaaattGATTCCTTTCATGTTTTGATATAATATTACCTCACATTGAGATAATTTCCATCTAACTACAAAATAATCTTGATGTTtgatgggcgtggcaagggcgAGGGACGGCCACACCCCCGCACGCTTATCATTCCACGCGCTGCCTactgtcaatcactgagtggGCGGGTATATAAACATACACGAGTAACAGGTAAAATTATCATTCTCCAAACTTTCATAGAGACAGTGACCTGAACTCCTCTGCAATGCCCCTGAGCACATGCGAATACCAGCTGCTGtttctgctttgttttctcaTGAAAAGCTGTCACGCTTTCAAAAACGATGCAACTGAAGTGTTTGACGGGCGCGCGCTTTCATCCTCCCACGAGACTCCGAATAATGCGTCATTAAATAGAGCGCGCAATGGAGGAAGACGCGCGGACACTGGAGACCAAACCGGTGGGTATTTACTATTTTAATGTAGGCTAATAAGATGTTTCTAATAAGATTTTTTATAACTAAAACGTATGCATGCGGgtgttgcttttataaaacatgcCATGCCaagttatatatttttgccttAAGATGCATTTGATGATAAAATATAATTGTGCAAACACATTTCATAAAATGCAAACAGTTTATGTAAAAAGATGTTTTACAATTGCATGGCTTGGAccaaataatgaagaaaaagcaTCCAGTAGGTGTTCTAATTGGTTCAGATTGGTACCCCTTGCtcatctttttatttttaaaccctCTTTTTGCAGAACAGCACCAGGTCGGTTGCAGGGAACTGAGATCCACTAAATACATATCTGACGGCCAGTGCACCAGCCTGAATCCTGTAAAAGAGCTGGTGTGTGCCGGGGAGTGTCTCCCCACGCACTTGCTGCCAAACTGGATCGGCAGGGGTCACTACTGGAACAGACGGGACGCTCAGGAGTGGCGCTGCGTCACCGACCGCACACGCACCCAACGCATCAAACTCCAGTGTCAGGACGGCAGCACGCGCACCTACAAGATCACAGCCGTCACGTCCTGCAAATGCAAGAGATACGCGCGCCAACACAACGACTCATCTCATGCACTCGAAGGTCCATCGAAGGATCATCCTGTGCAGAATCCCAAGAAGAAAAAGAGcagaaataaaaatgcaaagcaGAACCCTTGAATAGACAGATGGGAGGATCTCTCAAAAGTTGAATGAACTGATACTGATGTAGACTTGTACCAGTACAACCCTGATCCTTGAAGGAAAGTGAATTTGAACTTATACACTgacttttttgtgttatttttacaataaCACTGACTTGGATTGCTACAAGagctgtttttattttgttctcCTTTATTTTATGTGGACTCAGATGCGTTGTATGCTTGTATATGTGTAGGctactttagtttttttatagGGTGGTTGATGTTTTGTAcaaataacattattttataCGAATACATGTGGCTAAGAAATAAACATAACAATAAGTGAAATCTGAACCTTATCTACAGTTACGTAAATATTTGCATTTCATATTTTTGTAgtttcttttatatatttttatataatagtTTGTTTATGa
This window harbors:
- the sostdc1b gene encoding sclerostin domain-containing protein 1b, encoding MPLSTCEYQLLFLLCFLMKSCHAFKNDATEVFDGRALSSSHETPNNASLNRARNGGRRADTGDQTEQHQVGCRELRSTKYISDGQCTSLNPVKELVCAGECLPTHLLPNWIGRGHYWNRRDAQEWRCVTDRTRTQRIKLQCQDGSTRTYKITAVTSCKCKRYARQHNDSSHALEGPSKDHPVQNPKKKKSRNKNAKQNP